The proteins below are encoded in one region of Paralysiella testudinis:
- a CDS encoding rubredoxin codes for MKTYMCLICGFFYDEAAGLPEDGIAPGTLWADVPPNWTCPDCDARKDDFEMMEI; via the coding sequence ATGAAAACCTATATGTGCTTGATTTGCGGATTTTTTTACGATGAAGCTGCCGGCTTGCCCGAAGACGGCATTGCACCCGGCACCTTGTGGGCGGATGTACCACCCAACTGGACTTGCCCGGATTGTGATGCGCGCAAAGATGATTTTGAAATGATGGAAATTTGA
- a CDS encoding benzoate/H(+) symporter BenE family transporter produces the protein MSASYPSLRFSSAHFAAAVAAILVSYGSSAVIIFQAAQAFGSTAQQISSWFTALGLGCGVLTLLLSLRFKAPVMVAWSTPGAAMMVGMSGIPLGQAVGAFMFAAALMLLVSATGFFSRLVALIPKTLAAAMLAGILINFGSKVFVSMQSQTGLVLLMLATYLLSKIRFPRYSILLMLVAGFAYAGFAGLLHLENLHWQPPTLQWLAPEFNVGVLISVGIPLFIATLVTQNVPGIAVMRAYHYETPATPLINATALGSLLLAPFGAFMMNLAAISAAITMGRDVDPDPKQRYLANIWLALFYFVLAALGGVVVSLFAALPKELLWALAGIAIFGTLLANLLAAWEDEATREASLITLLASASGMSLFGIGSAFWGLVFGIVVYHLNRKLQRR, from the coding sequence ATGTCCGCTTCTTATCCGTCGTTGCGTTTTTCTTCCGCTCATTTTGCGGCCGCTGTGGCCGCCATTTTGGTGTCTTACGGCTCCAGTGCGGTGATTATTTTTCAGGCAGCCCAGGCCTTTGGCAGCACGGCGCAGCAAATCAGCTCGTGGTTTACCGCCTTGGGGCTGGGCTGCGGTGTGCTCACGTTGCTGTTGTCGCTGCGCTTTAAAGCGCCGGTGATGGTGGCGTGGAGCACGCCGGGCGCGGCGATGATGGTGGGCATGAGCGGCATTCCCTTAGGACAGGCGGTGGGGGCGTTTATGTTTGCCGCCGCGCTGATGCTGCTGGTGTCGGCCACCGGCTTTTTCAGCCGGTTGGTGGCGCTGATTCCCAAAACCTTGGCTGCGGCGATGTTGGCAGGCATTTTAATCAATTTCGGCAGCAAAGTGTTTGTGTCGATGCAGTCGCAAACCGGTTTGGTGCTGCTGATGCTGGCCACTTATTTGCTTAGCAAAATCCGTTTTCCGCGCTATAGCATTTTGCTGATGCTGGTGGCCGGGTTTGCCTATGCCGGTTTTGCCGGTTTGCTGCATTTGGAAAATCTGCACTGGCAGCCGCCCACCTTGCAATGGCTGGCGCCGGAATTCAATGTGGGCGTGCTGATCAGTGTGGGCATACCGCTGTTTATTGCTACTTTGGTTACGCAAAACGTGCCCGGTATTGCGGTGATGCGTGCCTACCACTACGAAACCCCGGCCACGCCCTTGATTAACGCCACCGCGCTCGGTTCGCTGCTGCTGGCGCCGTTTGGGGCGTTTATGATGAATCTGGCTGCCATCAGCGCGGCCATCACCATGGGGCGTGATGTCGACCCCGATCCCAAGCAGCGCTATCTGGCCAATATTTGGCTGGCGCTGTTTTATTTTGTGCTGGCCGCTTTGGGCGGTGTGGTGGTGTCTTTGTTTGCCGCGTTGCCCAAAGAATTGCTGTGGGCGTTGGCGGGCATTGCCATTTTCGGCACTTTGCTGGCCAATCTGTTGGCCGCGTGGGAAGACGAAGCCACGCGCGAAGCCTCGTTAATCACCTTGCTGGCCAGTGCTTCGGGCATGAGCTTGTTTGGCATTGGCAGCGCCTTTTGGGGGCTGGTGTTTGGTATTGTGGTTTACCATCTGAACCGCAAATTGCAGCGCCGTTAA
- a CDS encoding NADH-quinone oxidoreductase subunit A → MLANYFPVLVFLLVGLAAGVLFISLGLLLGPNRPGVVKQDPFECGFEAFENARMRFDVRYYLVAILFILFDLEVAFMVPWAVVFKELGAYGFWSMLVFLVILVIGFIYEWKKGALEWE, encoded by the coding sequence ATGTTGGCGAATTATTTTCCCGTATTGGTCTTTTTGCTGGTCGGCTTAGCTGCCGGTGTGCTGTTTATTTCACTGGGCTTATTGCTGGGGCCGAACCGTCCGGGCGTGGTCAAGCAAGATCCGTTTGAATGCGGTTTTGAAGCATTTGAAAACGCACGTATGCGTTTTGACGTGCGTTATTATTTGGTGGCCATTTTGTTTATCCTGTTTGATCTGGAAGTGGCCTTTATGGTGCCATGGGCGGTGGTGTTCAAGGAGTTGGGCGCATACGGCTTTTGGTCCATGTTGGTGTTTCTGGTGATTTTGGTCATCGGCTTTATTTATGAATGGAAAAAAGGCGCTTTAGAATGGGAATAG
- a CDS encoding NuoB/complex I 20 kDa subunit family protein: protein MGIEGVLKKGFVTTSADTVLNYVRTGSLWPVTFGLACCAVEMMHAGAARYDLDRFGIIFRPSPRQSDLMIVAGTLCNKMAPALRRVYEQMAEPRWVLSMGSCANGGGYYHYSYSVVRGCDRVVPVDVYVPGCPPTAEALVYGLLQLQQKIRRTATIARA, encoded by the coding sequence ATGGGAATAGAAGGCGTTTTGAAAAAAGGTTTTGTCACCACCAGTGCGGATACGGTGCTCAACTATGTGCGCACCGGCTCTTTGTGGCCGGTGACATTCGGCTTGGCCTGCTGTGCCGTGGAAATGATGCACGCCGGTGCCGCCCGTTACGACTTGGATCGCTTCGGTATTATTTTTCGCCCCAGCCCGCGCCAGTCTGACCTAATGATTGTGGCCGGCACTTTGTGCAATAAAATGGCGCCGGCGCTGCGCCGTGTGTACGAGCAAATGGCCGAGCCGCGTTGGGTATTGTCGATGGGCTCTTGTGCTAACGGCGGCGGTTATTACCATTATTCCTATTCGGTGGTGCGCGGTTGCGACCGCGTGGTGCCGGTAGACGTGTATGTGCCGGGCTGCCCGCCCACCGCCGAAGCGCTGGTGTACGGCCTGTTGCAGTTGCAGCAGAAAATCCGCCGCACCGCCACCATTGCGCGTGCTTAA